The window ATATATTCAGAAAAGACAAGAGCCGTAATAAAGATGCCGAAGAAAAGTTTCAGCAACTTGTTAAAGACCACTCCAGTAAAAGTGAGGAAGGTGTAAAGCTTCCGACTGTGCGGGTGCTTAAATTTTCAACGACTCGTGTCAGTTATGAATTTTACGGTGAAGTTTACGACTGCTCGACTATCGGGCTGATGTCGCTATCGTTGATAGTCGGAGTAGTAGGCGGTATTTACGGCATCGGAGGCGGATCAATAATTGCGCCGTTTTTTGTAACTATCTTCGGGCTGCCTGTTTATACCGTAGCCGGTGCCGCTCTTATGGGAACTTTTGTTACTTCGGTGGCTGGGGTAATTTTTTATCAGGCTATTGCGCCTCTTTATCCCAATATGGTTATAGCGCCTGATTGGATGCTGGGGATTCTTTTCGGTATCGGCGGGATGGCGGGTATGTATCTTGGCGCACGATGTCAGAAGTTTTTTCCTGCCAAGAGTATCAAATGGATGCTTGCAGCCGTTATTCTGTTTACAGCCTGTAAATATATTTCTGAGTTCTTTTTGAAGTAACCCGTTGCCGCTTGCTAACCTATACGTCTCAAGGTAATTCTTTTTCATGGGACATATCATCGGAAAAGATATTTATCGGCAGTTAGGCCAAAAAGTAGATAACACCACTGTTCGCATGCCTTGGTCTGAATCCTTGCATGTGCTCCTGAAATCTCTTTACTCACCGGCCCAGGCGGATATTATTGTCCGTATGCCTTATCGCCCTTCAAGTCTTTCCCGCATTGTAAAACTTACAGGAATTGATCAGAAAAAGCTTCAGCCCATGCTTGAAGATATGTGCTGTAAAGGGCTGATTTGCGATATGTGGGAGAAAGATGAATATCTGTATATGATCAGCCCGTTTGTGATCGGATTTTTTGAATTTACCATGATGCGTACCGGCGGAAATCTTGATTCCAAAAAGTGGGCGGAGTTATTTCAAAGCTATATGTTCGGCGATAGATCTTTTATTGACGCAAATTTCGGTGACGGTCAGCAAATTTCAGTAATGCGCGCATTGCCGCATGAAGAAACTATCCGCGATGTAGATCACGTTGAAATTCTTGATTATGAAAAAGCTTCAGCTCTGATTGAACAGCAGAATCTGTTTGCAGTCGGGCTATGTTCATGCCGTCATGAAAAAATGCATCTCGGCAAGCAGGGGTGTGATGTAACTCTTGAGACTTGTACCTCAATGGGCGACGCTGCTCAGTTTTTAATCCGCAATAAGTTTGCCCGTGAGATTTCGCGCTCTGAAATGGAGGATATTCTGGCCCGTTCTAAAGATATGGGATTCACTCTTTCTACGGATAACGTCAAACATAATGCAGGATTCATCTGTCATTGCTGCGGATGTTGTTGCAACCTTATGCAGGGGATAAAATTTTCCGGCTATCCGGGAATGCTTGTTTCTTCCTCCTTTATTGCAAAATGTGATCTTGAAGGTTGCGCTGGTTGCGGGCTTTGCGCCAGCGCATGCCCAATTGATGCGATTACTATGATTGAAAAATCTGACTCTGACTCAGCCTCTTCCTCTAAGATAAAAAAATATGCTGAAATCAATCAGAAGCTTTGCCTTGGCTGCGGGGTCTGTGCTTTAAAGTGTAAGACCGGAGCGTTGCAAATGGATAAACGTGCACAGAAAGTTATCCATCCTGAAGACAGTTTTGAGCGTGTAATCCTGCAATCCCTTGAACGTGGAACCCTGCAAAATCTTATTTTTGATAATCCTAACAGTCGCAGTGAATCCTTTATGCGCGCCGTCCTTGGAGGTTTTCTTAAACTTTCTCCAGTCAAAAGAGGACTTATGAGTGAAACTTTGCGATCCCGTTTTCTCAACGCCCTCAGATGTAAAAAATAAATTTAAAAAAAGTGCGAAAGGCTTTGCTTTTCAACTTTCGATATGCAACATTATGAACTATAGTGAATCTAGTTTTTAAGGTTAGATGTTCAAAATTGAACATCATACTGTTTTTTCTCCAACTCTTTTTCTTTTTTTGAATGCAATGTCTGGCATGCTATGCTAGATTGCTAATAATGAAGTTTGACGTGTTTTAAAGATTGAAGCGCCGCACTCTTTTAAGTCGGTCTTTTTTAAGAAATTTAAAACAAGGTAGGTTTGAGAAATGGGTAAAACCAGACTCTACAAAGCGATTTATGAGATTACCAGAGCCATTAACTCCAGCTTGGAACCTAAGAAAGTTCTTTCCAGGATAGCCGAAAAGGTTGCCACGGAAATGGAACTGAAAGGATGTTTCATTCGTTTGCTTGATCGTAGTGGAGAGATCCTCTTAGCGGATGCTTCATACGGCCTAAGTGAAAGATACGAGAAAAAAGGGCCTGTTGAAGTTTCTAAAAGTCGTATTGATCAGGAAGTTTTGAAGGGCGCAATTTTAAGCATTGCCGATGTTCGTAACGATGATCGTTTCCAGTACCCCGAGGAAGCAGCAAAAGAAGGACTCGTTTCTTTGGTTGTTCTTCCACTGACTGCTCGCGGTGAAAAGGTTATCGGTGTGCTCAGAGTTTATTCAGCTGAAAAACGTGAGTTTTCAGACGATGAACTTGATTTCCTTAGATGCGTTGCAGATCTTTCAGGGCTTGCTTTGGAAAATGCGCGTATGTTCCATGCACTCAAGAGAGCAAGCGAACTCGCTAACGATTACATCTACCGGGTCGACGACTGATCCGTTCCTTTTATGAGGATATTGATATGAGTAAAGTAAAAGTAGGTATTAATGGATTCGGACGAATTGGTCGTCAGGTTCTTAAAACCATTTGGGAAAGGCATCGGGATACTATCGAAGTTGTTGCAGTAAACGACCTTTTCGATATTAAAACAAATGCACTTCTTTGTTCCAGAGATACAAATTACGGTAAATTTCCGCCTGAAATCACTGTTGATGGTAACATCATGCAGGTTGGTGACGATTTTACCATTAAGAACTTTGCAGAACGTGATCCTCGCAAAATCCCTTGGGGAGAATGCGGCGTAGATGTTGTTATTGAGTGTACCGGTATTTTCAGAACCGGAGAAAAAGCCGCTCAGCATCTGGAAGGCGGAGCAAAGAAAGTTATTATTTCCGCTCCGGCATCCGGAGAAGATATCACAGTCGTTATGGGCGTTAACCATAAAGACTATGATCCTGCCAAACATAATATTATTTCAAATGCATCTTGTACAACCAACTGCCTTGCACCGATTGTAAAAGTTATGCATGAAAAGTTCGGTATTGAAAAAGGTGTTATGACCACCGTTCATGCCTACACAAATGACCAGCGTATTCTTGACCAGCCGCATAAGGACCTTAGACGTGCCCGCGCCGCTGCATGTAATATGATTCCTACCTCCACAGGAGCAGCTAAGGCTGTTGCTTTGGTTATTCCTGCAATGAAAGGCAAGTTTGAAGGGTACTCCGTACGTGTTCCTATCCCTACAGTTTCTCTTGTAGACTTTGTTGCAGTGTTGCAGAAAGACACTACAACTGAAGAGCTTAAAGCTGTGCTTAAGAGTGCTTCTGAAGGCGAACTTAAAGGAATTCTCGGATATTCCGAAGAACCGCTTGTTTCTTCTGATTACCTTGCTGACCCACGCTCCAGTATTGTGGAAGCTGATTTCACAGTTGTTCAGGGCGGAAACCTTGCTAAAGTATACGCATGGTACGACAACGAGTGGGGTTACTCCTGCCGCGTTGCAGACCTGATTGATTACATAGCTAAGTGCGGACTGTAAAAAGTAAGTACTGCTAAGTTAAGCTTATTAAAAAATCCCGTTGAAGTTCGCTTCAACGGGATTTTTTTGTTTTATATTCCTGCTTACAATCCTAACTTAAATCCCACTAACCCCACAATACTACCCAATATAGCAGACATCACTAATATTATAGGCACTGACTTTTTATCATTCTCCATTACCAGTATTGCTATCGGCAACGCAAAAAGTACCGCAACGACAAGCCCGTTCAGCCAGCTTGTCAGTCCGAACATACTTGTATTCGGAATGACAAGACCTAGAACGACCCACTGAGCAAAAGCTGAACATATTGAAAATTTACTAAGCTTTTGTTTAATCATCGGGACAATATCAATTATTCCAGCGGCGCATCCTATCAGCAGTGCGATTAAAATTTCATTCATAAAGATCCTATGCATACTCAGTTAATATTACGTTTAACAGTATAGAATTGATTGCTTTTACTGAGTGATTAATATTTATTTTTATAAATTAAAAGAATTTTTGCCAAAACACCATCACCCGGACATGAGTCGGCTTATTCATGTCCGCCCTGCCAGTTACTTTCCTGTTTCAACAGTGGTTTTATTAATATTTAACATGTTAACAGGAGAGTAACGGATGCCTAAAATTTCAGCAGGTGGTATGGGTAAATTTTCAGCTAAGCAGGGGCGAAGTGATATTCTGGGACCGGATGGCAGATCAAGCCGTGTCAGTCCTGAGGTTGAGTTGTTGCTTAGCAGGAAGGACATAGCTCCTGAGCTTATAAGGCGTGCTCATGACCGGCAGGATGAAGAACGGGACCTGCGTGTGCTGGAAGCTTATAATTCCTTTGAGACGGGATTACAGGAGATTCTAAATTCACCGAAAACAGGTGTTATGCAGCAACAGGCAGATGCTGCGCAAAACGCAACTAATGAAGTGAATGACTATTTCTCAGAAGAAGGCGGAAAGTTGCTTGATAAACTTCCAGATGACGAAGCACGCTCAAGGCTGACAGCTCTTTTGAATTCCCGAAGGAAAACAGCGATTAACCTTGTTGCTCAGCATCAAAGCCAGGAATATCAGAACTGGAAGGATAAAACCGCGCGCGATACCATTGACTCCGTGCTTAAATCAGTAAACCTCAGTCCTGATTTTGCCACCCTTGCGCATGGCGAACATCTTTTGGAAGGTGCGGTTTTGAGACTTTATCGTGGCAGTGATCCCGAAGTTCTGAATCATCGTTTAAGCAGTGCAAAGCAGGCGATGTTTGCCGGAGCAATTGAATCTATCGGGTCCAAAGACCCCATCTCGGCTTTAATAGTAGCAAGTAGCTGGCAAGACCGTTTTTCAGAGGAAGCTTATGCACAGCTTGTGGAAAAACTTAAACCGTTAGCTTGGAATCAGAATCTTAAGCAGGAATATGCGTCGTTAAGGGGATTATCTGACGAAGAAGTCGCCGCAAATATTGAAGATATTGTTGATCCTGCAATGCAGCAGGAATTGGTGGAAATGCTCCGCGCGGATAAGTTTCAGCAAGAAGCAACGGCTAAGAAGGCAAAAGATGCAAGGCTGAGCATATTAAATCGGAATCTATTTCAGCAATACAGTGATGGAAGCTTAACTCCTGAAGTTATAACCGATTCGGGGCTGCCTGTGCAATTCAGGCAACTATGGCGGCGTGTTATTGAACGTGAAGATACATCTGGAGAAGATGGCCCGTTTATAGCCGTTGTTGACGGTATTACTTCCCATACAATAACCGCTGAATACCAAATATATTCACTGATGGCTGTAGGGCTTGGAGCAGGTGATGCCGCCATGCTCGCAACGTTGTTCGGGGTTAGGGATAATCCACAGGCAAAGCTCATTATGAATTGCCTCAAAGATCTTGCGGAGGCGAACCAACAGGCCGGCGGTGAAGTAGAAGATTACGCTACGGCTATTCGTGATCTGCTTAATCGTATTCTGTATCTTTTACAGAAGGGTGAAGTCTTTAGTATTACGGCAATTCGTAATGAGGTTAGCGACGATTATTTTGGTAAGGATCAGCAGTTGTCTAGAGAGTCTGATTCCCCGGCAACTGATTGTGTTAAAAGCGAAAAACCGCAAACTGACGAAGACGAAGGTTTGAAAAGTAGAACTGATGCCGATGAAACTGATGAGTGCGGGATAAATGACGATGTCTTTGAAAAAAGCGAAGGAAGTAAACCAGACTTGAACGGTGATGAAGCTGATAAAATTAAAACCGAAGCGTAAATAATAAAAGAGCACCTCTTTACGGGGTGCTCTTTTCAAAACTGCCTGTACGAAGTAATGTGAAGATGATTCTACATTCATTCATAGGTAAATAAGGAGCTGTCATGCACCGAAAATTTAGCGCATTTATCAGTGTGCGCGAAGACATGCTTGCGCAATAGCTTTAAAAATATTTACCAAATATGTTTAACAGGTTCGCTCTCATCAGTATAAATGCGGCTGAAGTCTTCAAATGCCGCTAAAGCAGCAGTTGCTCCCTGTCCTGTCGCTGTAATAATCTGACGGACTCCACCTGTTACATCTCCAGCAGCGTAAACTCTTTCAAGGTTAGTGCGCTGAGAACTGTCTACTTCTATGAATCCGTCATCGCGAAGTTTAACACCTAATTTCTGTGCGAGAACAGTATTCGGAGTTTGTCCTATTGCAACGAAAACGCCGTCTGCTTCTTTCTCAAATACAGAGCCGTCTTTTGTGTTTTTAATTTTTGCTCCAACAACGTGATCCTCTCCGAGTACTTCAGTGATGACGCAATTCCATAAAATTTCAATTCCTTCCTTTTTTACAGCATCCTTTAGCACTTTTTCGCCTCTGAAAGAGTCTCCGCGATGGACTATGGTTACTTCGGCATCGAGATTTTTCAGGTGGAGAGCGTCCGTCAGGGCTGTATTTCCTCCGCCGACAATGAGAATTTTTCCGCCGCGATAAAAATTGCCGTCACACATGGCACAATAGCTGACTCCATGCCCGTAGAATTTGCTTTCACCGGGTACTTCAAGCATGCGTACTTTTACCCCGGTTGCGAGCATGATACCTTTAGCGTGGTAAGTTATTTTGTCAGTTACAATTTTAATAAGTTCTCCGTATTCAATATCCAAAATTTCAACAAATTGTCTTATTTCAGCATATTCACGTGCATGGGCACTGAGTATTTCAACAAGGTCTAACCCTTGAATACGCGCAAATCCGGGATAGTTTTCGACTTTTGGAGTTAAGGCGATTTGTCCGCCTACGCCTTGTTTATCAATGATTACGCAATCTAAACCGCTTCTCTTAGCGTATATCCCTGCACTCATTCCTGCCGGACCGGAACCTATAATTACCAAATCAATGTAGACTTCATCCTTTTCCTGCTTCGATTCGTTCCCATTTTCGCGTTGTTCTTTAAGTATGTCATCCAGTGGTTTAAGGAAAAGCAGCTGAGTCATAAATTTTTCTTCGGCTTCAAGGCCTATGAAAGAAATTTTGTTATTAAAATCAGTGTGCGGCACTGATCCTACTTTGTGTTTTTCAGCTAAATCAGTGTTTTCCATGGTCGATATGCACCATGCAGATATTTTATCAGGTTTGGCTACAGCGGCTTTAAATGCGTTTATGGCTTGTCCGGGGCAGTAGGGGCAAGCAGGGCTGGTAAATACTTTAATCTGTCGGTCAGAATCCAGCTTGGCCAGAATTTCTTTTGTACTGTCTGAAGCAGCAGACGGCCCTAGCGAAGCAAGGTGCAGTGATTCAATAAGGGCCCTGCCCTCTTCACCGGCGGGGGCTCCTAAAAATCTGATATCATATAATTCTGGGGATATCAGGACTGTCGGAGTTGTATCCACGCTCCGCTTGCGAGCCATGTCAGAATCCAGTGAATATTCATGCAGTTCAATCTTATCCGTAAAAACATCGAGAGCACGGCACAGATCAAGAGTAAACTTGTTGTAGTCGTCATGAAGCCCTTTTTTAGTGTAAACTTCAATTGAAACAACTTTATCAAATTCGGAAAATAATTTTTCCAAATAATCACGGCTTTCTTTGGGAATATAATTACGGTATTTTTCTTCTGTTGTAAGCGCACTCATATTAATCTCCTGTTACTTTAAACTATATTAACCCATTGAATCGGTTTCTGAAAGAGCTAATCAATGAATTCTGGGCAAGTAGTAGCTTGGGATTATTAACAGGAATAATTGTTAATAAGAAGTATAAACATTAAAAAATTTTATACTTTTTAAGTATAAAATTTAAATATATCTTCATTACTGAAGCTACTGTTGTCTGGGGTAATTTTAAATTGTGCGTAGAGCGGCTTAAGAGAACCTTTATGCCCCCAGAATTCTCCAGAGTATTTCGATGGAATAACAATTTTTTTTAATTTTGAATTTAAAGAAGCTAAATTTTTTAAAATAAATAAATATAGTGCTTTAGATCGTATTATCTGCCCAAGCGCAGGGTGCGCTGGGCCTGCTATTATATTACTTTGAAATCCATCCTCAGAAGCAACTCCTAATCTGATGACATGAATTTTATGAGTCCAAAGTTTTAATAGTGCGGTTGACAGCTCTTCTTCTGTTTTTTCTAAACTCCAAGGGGCGTATTTGCCTGCGTTGTATAGTTTCTCTAGCGCAGTCCCTTTTACAGTGAGGCAGGGGTAAATCCTTACAGCATCCGGGGAGAGAGAAATAGTTTTATCAATATCAGTTTGAAAATCACCCTCTTTGGAACCTGGCAAACCCGGTAAAAGTTGAATGCCAAGGGAAAGTCCGGCTTTTTTGACGGTTTCACATGCTTTGACAGCTGTTTCAGGAGTGTAGTTTCTACCTGATCTCTTTAGTGTGTGAGCTGAAAAACATTGAATACCGAGTTCAACCATATCCAGTCCGCATTCAGAAAGTGCTTTGAGGCTATCAAAATCGATGCAATCCGGTCTGGTGGAGCATCTTACTTTTGTGATGAAACCTTTTTCTTTAAGTTTTTTTGCAGCGTTTAAAAATCGAACCTGCCATTCCATAGGAAGAGCAGTAAAAGTTCCGCCGAAAAAAGCTAATTCAAGAGGTTTACGGTTTGAATTTGAAAAAAAAGATGGTATTTCTTCGGTAATAGCTTGATATATTTTGTTTAATCCCTTAGCGGCAGTACCAGTTTGTCTTTCTTGTGAGCAGTATACGCAACGTGCCGGACAGCCCATAAACGGCATAAAGATAGGCCAGATACGGGTTTTCGGGCGGTTCGGTTCGGGGTGATTTAGGCGAAGACAACTCATTTTTTCGGGTGTTCCTTAAAAAAAAAGCGTTAATCATACCTTTATTTAATAAATTAGCTTGATTAAAAAAAGATGGTTAGGTAAATATTTAATAAAATTATCTGTGTGAAGCGAGGTGTACTCGTTTAAGATGATTTCTCTTAACACGCAACACATGTATTTCAACATTAATTAATATGAACAATCAAGACTGTATTTTTTGTAAAATCGTTGCTGGCGATATCCCTTGTTTTAAAATTTATGAAACTGGAAATATTTTGAGTTTTTTGGATATAGGGCCGGTTAACAAGGGGCATGCTCTGGTTATCCCTAAAAACCATTATAAGAATATTTGGGATTTTCCAGCAGAACTCGGGGCGGAAGTTTTGACGGCTGCGCAAGTGGTCGGTGATGCTATTGTTAAAGCTACAGGAGCCGATGGAATGAA is drawn from Desulfovibrio gilichinskyi and contains these coding sequences:
- a CDS encoding sulfite exporter TauE/SafE family protein; this encodes MYFPVAGIEVNPFIPPLVAFVVSFFTSMGGVSGAFLLMPFQVSFLGYTSPSVSATNQLFNIVAIPSGVLRYIREGRMVWPLTVVVIAGTLPGVLVGAIIRVKWLPDPAAFKLFASTVLLWIGIKLVLNIFRKDKSRNKDAEEKFQQLVKDHSSKSEEGVKLPTVRVLKFSTTRVSYEFYGEVYDCSTIGLMSLSLIVGVVGGIYGIGGGSIIAPFFVTIFGLPVYTVAGAALMGTFVTSVAGVIFYQAIAPLYPNMVIAPDWMLGILFGIGGMAGMYLGARCQKFFPAKSIKWMLAAVILFTACKYISEFFLK
- a CDS encoding ATP-binding protein; this encodes MGHIIGKDIYRQLGQKVDNTTVRMPWSESLHVLLKSLYSPAQADIIVRMPYRPSSLSRIVKLTGIDQKKLQPMLEDMCCKGLICDMWEKDEYLYMISPFVIGFFEFTMMRTGGNLDSKKWAELFQSYMFGDRSFIDANFGDGQQISVMRALPHEETIRDVDHVEILDYEKASALIEQQNLFAVGLCSCRHEKMHLGKQGCDVTLETCTSMGDAAQFLIRNKFAREISRSEMEDILARSKDMGFTLSTDNVKHNAGFICHCCGCCCNLMQGIKFSGYPGMLVSSSFIAKCDLEGCAGCGLCASACPIDAITMIEKSDSDSASSSKIKKYAEINQKLCLGCGVCALKCKTGALQMDKRAQKVIHPEDSFERVILQSLERGTLQNLIFDNPNSRSESFMRAVLGGFLKLSPVKRGLMSETLRSRFLNALRCKK
- a CDS encoding GAF domain-containing protein, translating into MGKTRLYKAIYEITRAINSSLEPKKVLSRIAEKVATEMELKGCFIRLLDRSGEILLADASYGLSERYEKKGPVEVSKSRIDQEVLKGAILSIADVRNDDRFQYPEEAAKEGLVSLVVLPLTARGEKVIGVLRVYSAEKREFSDDELDFLRCVADLSGLALENARMFHALKRASELANDYIYRVDD
- the gap gene encoding type I glyceraldehyde-3-phosphate dehydrogenase, with product MSKVKVGINGFGRIGRQVLKTIWERHRDTIEVVAVNDLFDIKTNALLCSRDTNYGKFPPEITVDGNIMQVGDDFTIKNFAERDPRKIPWGECGVDVVIECTGIFRTGEKAAQHLEGGAKKVIISAPASGEDITVVMGVNHKDYDPAKHNIISNASCTTNCLAPIVKVMHEKFGIEKGVMTTVHAYTNDQRILDQPHKDLRRARAAACNMIPTSTGAAKAVALVIPAMKGKFEGYSVRVPIPTVSLVDFVAVLQKDTTTEELKAVLKSASEGELKGILGYSEEPLVSSDYLADPRSSIVEADFTVVQGGNLAKVYAWYDNEWGYSCRVADLIDYIAKCGL
- a CDS encoding FAD-dependent oxidoreductase, whose product is MSALTTEEKYRNYIPKESRDYLEKLFSEFDKVVSIEVYTKKGLHDDYNKFTLDLCRALDVFTDKIELHEYSLDSDMARKRSVDTTPTVLISPELYDIRFLGAPAGEEGRALIESLHLASLGPSAASDSTKEILAKLDSDRQIKVFTSPACPYCPGQAINAFKAAVAKPDKISAWCISTMENTDLAEKHKVGSVPHTDFNNKISFIGLEAEEKFMTQLLFLKPLDDILKEQRENGNESKQEKDEVYIDLVIIGSGPAGMSAGIYAKRSGLDCVIIDKQGVGGQIALTPKVENYPGFARIQGLDLVEILSAHAREYAEIRQFVEILDIEYGELIKIVTDKITYHAKGIMLATGVKVRMLEVPGESKFYGHGVSYCAMCDGNFYRGGKILIVGGGNTALTDALHLKNLDAEVTIVHRGDSFRGEKVLKDAVKKEGIEILWNCVITEVLGEDHVVGAKIKNTKDGSVFEKEADGVFVAIGQTPNTVLAQKLGVKLRDDGFIEVDSSQRTNLERVYAAGDVTGGVRQIITATGQGATAALAAFEDFSRIYTDESEPVKHIW
- a CDS encoding radical SAM protein is translated as MSCLRLNHPEPNRPKTRIWPIFMPFMGCPARCVYCSQERQTGTAAKGLNKIYQAITEEIPSFFSNSNRKPLELAFFGGTFTALPMEWQVRFLNAAKKLKEKGFITKVRCSTRPDCIDFDSLKALSECGLDMVELGIQCFSAHTLKRSGRNYTPETAVKACETVKKAGLSLGIQLLPGLPGSKEGDFQTDIDKTISLSPDAVRIYPCLTVKGTALEKLYNAGKYAPWSLEKTEEELSTALLKLWTHKIHVIRLGVASEDGFQSNIIAGPAHPALGQIIRSKALYLFILKNLASLNSKLKKIVIPSKYSGEFWGHKGSLKPLYAQFKITPDNSSFSNEDIFKFYT
- a CDS encoding HIT family protein, encoding MNNQDCIFCKIVAGDIPCFKIYETGNILSFLDIGPVNKGHALVIPKNHYKNIWDFPAELGAEVLTAAQVVGDAIVKATGADGMNILMNNNAAAGQLVFHAHFHLIPRFKNDGFKLWKQSEYDNMDEASALAQKIEKMIRSVN